AGCTACATAATTCTAACTTTGTCGAACATTGATGAATTTCACTTtgtcgggctaaaatggagaatttggtgGGCCCGctaaaataaatcaatgaaaagtgagaatcaaataatcgtacgatgtaaagcccttctcagagctcattttaaccctcgcctGACGGCTCGACTTAAAATGAATTCAAGTCGGGCTCAAAacatattagggagcttaaatACGCGCAtttttgagacgcggacggcaaccggaagagaACATTCCGTGTGCCAGGATAGTGGTGTCTCACACATTTTTATACTAATAATCCATAATCGAGAAAAGGTACTTAGCATTGTAAATGTGAATGTGTGAAGACGAGTTATAAGgaaaaacagctcacttccgctTGCCGTCCGCGTCTTAAAATcgcgcgtgcttaagctccctattcatgcccgcgaacataaactatATTGTTTTACTATTTTCGAGAAGATCAGAGTTAAGAGAAGCactgaaaaagcaaaattgccttaattataagaaaacaaacggatgaaaaatgtcagcttcaAGAAAGCGATAgtattcattaaaaaaagaagaagacaaaagcaacaaaataacaaaaagccAAAAACAAGCGTCTAATTGATTACGGGTGGTTGTAAACATAACATATGGAAACTAACCATGACTTTGAGCCCCTGAGCTGTTAGTTTTCTGTCAGATAGCCTCTCCGTCACAACTGTTCCAGGCGAATTGCTAGATAGGAATTactggaaatgaaaaaaatataaatagaCCATCATCAGTTAGAGACAAAAACGATTGCCTCTCAAAAtcataatatgtaatattaTAGGCGAGTCCCTGTTGACGTCCTCGTTTACATTTTGTCTCTCAccgaaaaaagacaaaaacagcgCAGTTCATAAACTGAACACGAATATTTAAAGGATTCAAGAAACTTGGCAATCTATTCCATTTAAAGACTTTCAGTTTCGCAGTAAGATAACTGAATAAGGTAATAGACTGTGCCAACTAGCCCATTTTCgtacgaattttaaatttttattagaATTATCTGCCTTATGCATCGCGCCAACGGAGCGGAGATTCCTACAAATTTTAAGTATTTCCattgaacaaaatatttaatgaGGTGAAATAtcagaaaataatttagttGAGGTTATTCCAAACCtcctcaaaatgaaaaaaataaccagTTCTTATGTTATTGataaaacaacagcaacggATACATTTCATTTCACGGTTTCGTAAAACTAATAAACCGTTTTTAAATCATGGAACCATAGGATTATCAAAGTTATCGGGTTAAATTTTTTACTTAAAggaacaatatttttaaatacatCAGATGGGTCTCACAGGAAACCTAAGGATGCAACAAGAAACATCTTGTGTTTCTCTACCCGCGTTACCTGAGAAGACATTTTATGGTAGTTTTCTTGTGGTAAAACAAGTTcttttagctgttttttttttctggcgaTTGCTATCACAAAATAGCACCCGTGTCTTAGACGTATCTCAGTGGAGGCACATGCTACTGGTGGTTTACTTCTTTCCTTTAAACACTGGAATAAAATATGTTTATAGAAACTTTAAAATGTTTCCCAGCGGTTAGTTAACAGGATACAAATCTCCCACGTGGCTTGGTTTTCTTAATGTGATTCATGGATGAAGCCTCATACACGATCAAATTGCCGAATTTTGGGATTTCTATTGACTGCTGGTTTATTTGTCGTAATATTTACCCACTATCGCACGATCTCAAATGATTTGCACTTGCTCAACATcgaaaaatttgtcaaattcTGTGTCAATGGATTCTCAAGTTCTACAAGGAAGGAGTTTGTATACCTTGTGCAAGCGGAGAGTTGTCTTTCACGACATTTAACATCGTTTGTTAAATCTGACAATATCTCTAAACGCTGCGATGTGATAGTCTTAAGTTGGGGCAAGCCATGCATAGACTTATACACCAGCTTGAATGATGTAGTTTACATTTACCAAAGCAATACCACATGGAGTAACGGAAGAAACATTCTGTACCACTTGGCATTGAATGGAAGAGAGAAATACCGCTATTATATTTTTATGGATGAAGATATTGAGTTTTCATTTACGCCCAACACGACTCAAGATATCTACAGTCGGAACTCTACACATCCACTTGAAGCTTTCGAAAACTTCCTATTAAGCTATGAACCCGCTATCGGCTTGTGCAATTACTGCAGTCGATGCGGGAGACCGATGCTTAATGGTTTGTTGGTTCCGGCGTTATGCTGTTCGACGCGTCCTGCAGAGGGAAATTTCCCGCCAATCTTACCAGTGACAATTTCATTTGACGCCGCTTTCAATGCATTTCACGCGGATGCCATTCAACATATTTTGCCTTACAGACTTGACTACGAGGAAGCAAGCTGGTGGGAGAGCCAAAAATACGTTATTCTAGCTTCGGATGTTTTGTTTCGGGGTCAGGTTGTAAGATACACTCATATGACAGTTACTAATAATGACCATAGAGACTACCCAAAACAGATACTTGACAACTGGGCCGACATATTGGAAGATATAAGGACAAGAGTACCTCTGAAATATAGAAATCAGAGTGTATTCACCACCGTACCTATTGTAGAGATGGTGCCTATTGTCACTGGAAATATGATCTACACTTTGTTGTGGAACATTTCTATTCCACAGGCAAAAGCCCCCATTGTGCCATATCATCATTTTGATAAATAGCTAGCTAAAGTACCCACCACAACGACGGAGACAAGAAACGTCGCATAGTTGCATATTgaacaattataataaataattatataataattatataacaattctaaaaaaaacatttgcgCCCGCTTTgtgctattgtttttcattgttagaCATTTCGTAACCGTTCTCGTGCTATCTACGGCGTGAAACGtcctgttttgcagttttgtggaCGATGTGAGCGCCTGGCGAcaaattgtcaatttttttttctaatctCTAAACAACTGACACCAATTTGGCCGTCGTCCTTAcataagctccctaataactaAATAGACTACAGGCCCCGGTTGTTTAAAGGGTGGATAGCACCGTCCCTCTATCAATAGGTTTCGATTGtacttatccaatggatagcgATTTATTCGCTGAACAACATTATTCAacatttgaacaactgagacctgggcccagttgttcaaagcccgattaagctaatcctaggttagagTAAATTTTAATCGCTCTTTATTTAACGCTAAAGgtgggtttgccacaaaattgtgacccaagattttaaatttcaaatttattttccttaaacaTTAGTCTTgggaaaaatcctcctttaacagtaaataaatgacaattaaaattttcactaatccaggattagcttaatcgggatttgaacaactgggccctggtgGTCACCCATATTACAGTAGCGGGACTATAACGAATAGggcggatccaggatttttcGTAGGAGGGGGTGTACtaagaaatgacttcaaccCCATCgcatgtcttttttttgtttgcccttcttctcttttcttttctgcaCAATACTATTTATTTTAGAAAGACGCAGGTCACCTATAGAGGTGGGGTGTGCGCACCCCCTACACCCCTCTTCTAGGCTCGCTCCTCTTCAGTCagcgaaaaaagaaacatagcaaagaaaaaatacaatcattttgGCCATGTAGAAGGTCTTAATTAATATTCTTAGGTTAGTTTTCATGTGACTGACTGATTAAGTTGTTTAAAAATCTCGTCCCAGACAGTGAAAGTCTCATcttgtacgcgcgattttttccgcactttgagcaagttacaggtaatttcGAGGCCGGAGTTCTGATTGCTTCATCGCGTCTTTCTCTCatgctgtgattggtcggagttaTTACTTCAGTATTGGGTTTTCGCCAGTCATTTGGAAACCGCTAGTGAGTAGGAATCAGAAATGAACGAAAACGTTGAAGCTGCCTTAGGActttcacagaaaaaaaaagaagtataCACGTCCCACTAGTTAAAATCGCTTACAAGTTGGTGCTTCCAGTTCTCACGTGACATAAAATTCTTATAGCAAGTCCAACGCCTAAAACCAACCTTTATGGTGCATTTATCGATCTCATCTTAAGTTAATAGTACACCGTCACAAAAATTTCGTTGTGAGGGACTATGAAATAATTATCAGGAGGGGGTGGGCTGAAAAACGAGCCTTGCATAGAGACATATGTTGTAGTGCCCGCTGTCAACAAAGGCAAGTCTAGTTCTGAATCCCCTCCTAATCTCCCAAAAATTATGGCCAGCCCCGCCTCAACATAGAGAAGACACTCTCTCTGTTAGGCACTGGGCAATAATTATCTGGAGGGGGGTTCCAAATCCAATGGAGGGGGGCTAAAGTTAAATTACAGTGTAGAATGGGGGAGGGGCTAGATGTTAGTTCCTTACGCATGGAGGGGTTTACAAGTTATACTGAGATTTAGTCACTAATTTAAAAACCGTAAAAAGCAAGTAGAGCATAATTCATTCAAGCTCAAAATACGTTGTAATTAAAAACTACAAAGAGATATCACGAAAAATACATTTATCAACTACAACCTCTGTCTATTACCATTCAAATGATGCATAATCTATTCAAAAGGGATAGCCTTTTTAATCAAAGACctataaaaacaacaaattctGTAGCTATGCTGAAACTTAAACAGGCTTTGTCAACCTAGGTCCTGTTGTTTAAAGCCCGATTTAGCTAATCCGAGGTTagggtaaattttaattgttctttatttaaaagggttgggtttgccacaaaattgtggcccaataaggttataaattactaATTTCtcacttttccttaaaccttaatcttgtgaaaaatcctcccttaaccataaataaataacaattaaaatttccactaatccaggattagcttaatcgggctttgaataATTAGCCATGGGCCCTGGAGTTCCTCCTCATGACCTAAATATATCATATGTGCGTTCCTCTTTCAAAGTTTTGTTCCATGATTTTTCCATTCAACACTTATTGACAAGTCAAGAATATTAGCTCTGAAGCACTGTTCATCCCCCACGATGGCATCGCACAAGCAAATATATATGGGCAAGTTTCAGTGGGGGGATGGGACGGCGGGGTTAGTAGTTACTTTATCTCAAAGGGACAGGTGTAAGAAGTTATTTCACGATTACTACAGGGGGGCTTAACTTCACTTCAAGGCCCACTTGGCTCGTTTTAGAACCTCCCCTCCATATAATTACTGCAGAGTCCCCTAGTTACTTCTTATAATGGAGCACCCTCTTCTTGTGAACCTGGATCCGTCCCTGATTAATCAGTTATCTTAAGGTGCGTTCAATTGACCTTATACCGGAATAAGAACTGATACGAACGTTTACTTCTAAAAATTACACCTATGAGAATTTTGATGGTATCCGaatacaaaggagaatttcagcATCATTTTCGATAAAAATGTTATGGATTTACCTTCCTAAATCTgcctccaaagaaaaatctgatggttaccgtatttactcgaataagcgccgcatctgggacaaaaaagttaataagcgccgcacttgtGGTGCGAAAGATTACATaagcgcttattcgagtaaatacggtattccGTTTTTTCTTATTCCAGAATTGCATCAATCGAACGCGCCCTTCATTAGAAATATGTTAATATGATATGAGACCAGATGGGTTAATTGCTCATGGCTTTGGTATTAATTACTGTCGGttctttgttatatttttgataatttgttttattgatATTAAATCAGTCCCAAACAGAACTGAGTATCACTGTTGTTGAGACGTAATCGGTATTTGAATTTTAGTGTCAGCTTGCCCACAAAAATATAGATACAGctcactgcttttcatatAGAAATTTACATGCAACCCCCTCCTTAGGCTATGAGTTTACATGGCACCCCCTCTCGTTCTTCAGCCCCCCTCCTGATAATTATTGCACGAAGTGTAATCCTGAACCATTTTATACGAACACTGGAGTGACAAATTCGCAGAGGGAATTCAGGTGTTTATTCACAAGAAAATATTAcatcgtgttttttttttcaacagagAAGCTACATCTGTTGTAACTTCTTAACATTACCAGACGTCTAACCAGGACGTCAATTGTATGAAaactgcttttattttcattctttttcgaACCTGTGGCGAAAACTGAATGatcgcttcattttttcaacTCGGTCCCCGTGTTTAGCTCTAGGCAATTCGCGAGCAAAAGATCTTTTACCAGGAGGAGGTCCACTGTTTTTAATTCTCCATCTGGTGGTTGAGAAGGGTGAATTTATCGCGCCGTTAAGATCTTTCGATGGAATGGAGGCGAGTTTCTTGTTTGCATCAGCTGATGTGACTACACCCGAGCCGTCGTATCCCTCATCTCCAGGCCTTGGGGGCCACATAATCTTCTGCCCCTCTGAGATCCcttgaaacagaaaaaaaaattagtaaaaGTTACTGTATAATTCCTTAATCGCTTTCACAATGAAGCCTTTAATAAAGACCTAAACGTTGGAGATGAATTATGCTGGAATGAGCAAGTATATCGTGGCAATGGGCAAGCAAACGCAATATAAAAGTACTGTTTGCCAACTTTAAGTTCAACTCAGCacctttcatttgaatggtcacACTTCAGGATTTGACCCACAGACTCAAAAGTTACAACCGTATTTTCCTGTATAATAAAGCACAAAAGGAAAAGCATTGTACAGTAACCAATAAAATAACTGTGTTGTGGTCTGGAAAACCTCGAATCTCTTTTTTCATCTCGTTggtttatttttcaacaaactATCGAGAAACGCTTCCAACGCacatatcattttttttacacgAAGAACACACTTGGAGAAGAAAATAAGGCCTCGCTTTGATAACATAGCTGTTTGCGGTAATTGTTGCAGCatgcaaacaacaaaaaaacaatcattgaGTTCAAATTGACCTTGATTCTCAaggaaatttttctaaatacAGTAATATTCACCCGTTAAGGTAACGCTAACAAAGGCTAACAATACAGTTCTGACGTTTCGCTGACGtaaatttgtaataataatgtttcGTATTTCCTGATTCCCACTAATGCATTGACTTTTGAGTCGATGCCCAGTACATTTGTTCTAATTTTCCGTGTAACGTTTTGAGTAAACATACATTGTTCATACTTCAGACTGCACCCCATTGTCCGTACATGGGTTTTaattagaaacaaaataagaGTTTCGAGTTCGATGTTCTTTTTAGTTCAATTAGTGAAATAAACCCTCTAGCTCCAGACGTAGGCGCAGAAACATACAACTTCCATCGAAATGCTAACCTGATTCTCCGGTTGATTCAGAACTGAGAGAAACACTGATTAGATCGTAGGCATGGCCTTAAGTTTTTCGATGCAATagctttcactttttttccaatttcttttaaagtagtgaaaaataactgcaaataAAGACATCAAATGACCTTTTTGTATCCCTTGAGTCCgtgaaaaatgcaagttgtTCTAAAGGTAGTTAATTTCAGAAATGATAACGTACTACTGTTGTAACTGTTTCGATGAATTAGTGAGAGGCGAATCCTTCAAAAGGTGACCATTCATCAAAAACAGCAATAAGCAGAAATAGTTTGATCCACCACAAGAAAAGCTTCACGACCCCCTTTTCCAGGCAatagattttttgtgattccCATACTCTAAAAAAAAGTTCTCgcttattttgaaatttaaactttGAAATCTTACCTGCAAGATAGAGAAAAATCCCCAGAGAAATGACCATGGCGATGCTTGAACTCATGCTGACGTCTTCCAAATGATTATTAGGGGATCGATGCGGAGATTGCGCATTTGAACATTTTGagaaaagatatttatagGCAGATTCTTTGTTTGCGTGGTCGGATAAAATGGAACAGGCAATTTCTTTAATGTAAGTCTAAAGATTCGGGCAGGAAATAGACGCAACTTCCTAATAAATAAGAAGTCCTTTCTGCGAAGGAGACTGAGCGAAGTAAATTGTGACATCTTGCTTGAGGCGGGTAAAGGCCATATGCATCCCATTGCAAACACTTCAGTCCTGGAGATAAAACTTTAAACTTGACATTTGTAGTTGATGGACGCAGGTGAAATGGAACAGCAAAGGACGTGAAAAAACTTTCAAATGATATTTCAGTGTCTCATATACCgaaatatacattttttttaaacgatATTAATGACAATGCGAAGTCACATCACAGGATCTCCACGTGTTAGCTTTGTTTGAGGTCATCAAATGTCGTAAGCTCATTCATATTTCTCAATAACTACCGCCCATCAGGTAAAtataggaaataaaaactttcCACTTCAGGGAAAGAACGTCGCCGTTTTGTGATGTTTTTAATGAGGTTAAATGGAGATATGATAAGCATTGATACAAATTAGAACCTTCCTATCACATTTGCGTGAAAAATCATCACTCCAGGCAACTCTCTCCCAAAAGGCTCGCGACGAAGAGACAAAGTTAATGATGATGGTTTTTAATATTAACCGGTAGCCTTCATAGAGTCGTTGGCCTCTTGAGATCTGAATTATCCACGAATAATTAAGTCACGATTTCTTACCAATAGTCGCAGAAtataatttctttcttgaattGCTTTTCATGCATATTCTTCGTTAGATACATTTCAAACGACTGTGATGGAAGAATTAGATACCTGGGTGACATTTTCACTTAAATCATTATTCCCAAACAAATCCTTACATAAGAAAAGATTTCTCGAAAGGAAATCTTATTGAtaactttttcatttcttatgAATAGAAAGCGTGATAATCTATCCTAAGTTTTGATATTTAGGGTTATGGAGAAATCCAATTAGTCTTCCTCTCTCTTGGGGCTCTATGTTGTACGTAGCtattaaaagatattttggTTGTGGGTTCTGAGATAAGAACATATCCTACGCTTAAGAAAGGATATTAATGACAAACAAATCCGTTTTAGCTTTAAATTCATCTTTTAGTAAATATACATCTAGTTTAACTCGGGATATAATTTTGTAATTAGCAGAAAACATTAAAGTTTTATCAGACCGTGGGCTTACGATTGATCATCTAGACTTGCGCAAAAAGAAGGCTAAGCTATAAGTCATGATATCGTCAGTGCATTGTGAAGGTTGAAAAATGCGAATGCGATAAAACGATTTTCAAGGGAGAAGAAAATCGCGCTGAAGATTGCAACTTTATGCAATGGTAAGGATACCTGaaccaaaaaattgattgcCATGAAATTGGTTTTTGTCGCTTCTTACTCCAAccatgaaaaattaatttaaaactcAGAGTCTGACTAATTATTAATGCACCGAGGAGGAGCTATACTAGAGTACACGCAATCATAATTTTTTCGTTATATTGGTGGCTAAAGTTGCAGAAGTCTTAAGAGAATTATGGCAAGAACTTGTGGCTATTTTGTCAGTTACGACCAGAAAACGAAGGTGAACATCATACGACTTCTTAGGAAGTTATTTTCGTCTTTGCCCAATGCCTAGGGTGACAATCATACTCAGTAACCTAAACAAATTATCTCTCAGGAGATTTTTCAATCTAACGCGGGTATATTACAATGAAATTTCCACAATCTCTGCGATTCCTGAGCGGTCTCGTTTCTGTTAATGTAACTCAATTTGACCAAATTCAGTTTTCGTGTTGCGAACACTTATCAGTTGTCATAATAAATATCCTTTTCCTTATCTTCAgcgaaatatttttgtaagaaatatatttaatttaacgtTTGTAGTGTATTTTACTGCGGAAAAACTATATGCTTCTTGTCTGGTCCTGGAGGCAAGAGACACAAATGAAACTACAAATGCCGTTTGGTCATTAAAGGGCGACGTCCACGTAAGGTAAACTAAGGCAAAAATGATAATAGCTCATTCACTTTACTTGATCTTTGTAGAATAGTACGGTCTCCCGACTTCGTTTGAATTTTATACACTTCAGTTTGTGACGCCCATACTATCTACTTGCAGTCAGTGACTGTTCTTTTGGAAAAGGCAGGGCGCTCTTGATGTAGAAGACTGAAGCGATTAAGAGGGACCTGTCATGGCAAAACATGGCAATATCACATTTAGAGAAAGTATAGAATCTAAAAAGTCAAGGCTAACagttaaatttttaattttaaatgtaaaactcatagatgacgtttcgacgcTAACCTAATggaaaagaaatgacacaTCGAGATTTCAAAGACTTCTCATTAAACAAAGAGCTTAGCACGAATGGAATGTGTTTGAGTATTCAAAGAGTGGAATTTCCTAATGAGCAACGTAGTATCTCGAAAATTCCTTTGAAACTTTCAAAGAACTTTGAATTAAGTCAATGTAGTTTAATTTTGATGCGTATAATGAGGCAAAAGAAAGGGTGTtgtcatgaaaatgaaaatcagaAATGTATTGCTTGGTGCTCAAGTTGTCGGCCAAGCCTCAGTTATTGCTTTGCAGCGGAACACATGCAGAACAGAGAAAATAACTGCTACCGTGTGTGCTGCAGGTGCTGCAGTTGTGTTTCCCCTCGTCAAACAGTTGGTTTTGTGTCGATTTCGATGATATGACAATCACCTCTGCTCGATTTCTAGGCTCACAAGGCGTGATGCAATGCCCAACATTTCGTTTAGTCGAGATTTCATGAGCTACG
The DNA window shown above is from Acropora palmata chromosome 7, jaAcrPala1.3, whole genome shotgun sequence and carries:
- the LOC141887013 gene encoding uncharacterized protein LOC141887013, giving the protein MKPHTRSNCRILGFLLTAGLFVVIFTHYRTISNDLHLLNIEKFVKFCVNGFSSSTRKEFVYLVQAESCLSRHLTSFVKSDNISKRCDVIVLSWGKPCIDLYTSLNDVVYIYQSNTTWSNGRNILYHLALNGREKYRYYIFMDEDIEFSFTPNTTQDIYSRNSTHPLEAFENFLLSYEPAIGLCNYCSRCGRPMLNGLLVPALCCSTRPAEGNFPPILPVTISFDAAFNAFHADAIQHILPYRLDYEEASWWESQKYVILASDVLFRGQVVRYTHMTVTNNDHRDYPKQILDNWADILEDIRTRVPLKYRNQSVFTTVPIVEMVPIVTGNMIYTLLWNISIPQAKAPIVPYHHFDK
- the LOC141887015 gene encoding uncharacterized protein LOC141887015, giving the protein MSSSIAMVISLGIFLYLAGISEGQKIMWPPRPGDEGYDGSGVVTSADANKKLASIPSKDLNGAINSPFSTTRWRIKNSGPPPGKRSFARELPRAKHGDRVEKMKRSFSFRHRFEKE